The window TCAACGATCCCTTCCATAACAAAAAGTTAAAACAGGGCTCCCAGGTCGAAGTCGCCGTCGCCGAAATTTCAGACTGGCTTTACCCCGACGCTCAGGACAATCCCAAAGGCAATTTTACAGCCCGTGTCGTGAATGCAGCCTCCAACCCCAAACGCAAAGATTAAATCCACAAAAAAGGCGCGCAGGACTCATCATCCTGCACGCCTCTACCGTTAAAATTCACCCTAAACCAGACACTCCGCGATCTGAACCGCATTGAGCGCCGCTCCTTTCAGGAGCTGATCACCCACGACCCAGAAGGCCAGGCCATTGTCCAGAGCACAGTCCACACGCAGACGACCCACGGCGCAGTTGTCACGGCCAGCGATGTCCAGAGCCAAGGGATACTGTTTGTTAGCCGGATCATCCAGCACATCCAGACCTGGGGCCTTGGAGAGCACGTCACGCGCAGCCTCCACGCTCACCGGCTTCTCAAACTCCGCGCTAATGGCGATGCTGTGCGCGCGAAAGACCGGGATGCGCACGCAAGTGACAGACGCACGGAAATCCGGGTGGTGCATGATCTTGCGCCCCTCGTTTTCCATCTTCATCTCTTCCTTCGTGTAGCCGCTGTCCAGGAACGAATCCACATGCGGGATCGCATTGAAGGCGATCTGATGCGGATACACATGCGGCTTGGAGTCCAGCTTCGCAGCATCCCACGCACGGTTTTCAGCCGCCCATTCGCGGGACTGGTTCGCCAGTTCCTCGATCGCCTGCGCGCCCGTGCCGGATACGGCCTGGTAGCTGGAGGCAAAGATGCGCTTCACGCCAAAGGCCTGGTGCAGAGGATACAGCGCCATCAGCGAAATCGCCGTCGTGCAGTTCGGATTCGCAATGATGCCCTGGTGATTCTTCGCATCCGCCGCATTGATCTCAGGCACCACCAGAGGCACCGTCGGGTCCTGGCGGAAGAAGGAGGAATTGTCCACCACCACCGCCCCGGCCTTCACCGCATGCGGGGCAAAGTCACGGGAAATGCCACCACCCGCGCTGAACAGCGCGATGTCCACACCCGCAAAGCTCTCCGGGGTCAGCTCCTTGATGGTCACGTCTTCACCTTTGAATTTCATCGTCTTGCCCGCGCTGCGTGCGCTGGCGAGAAGGGTGAGTTGGCCGACGGGGAAATTCCGCTGTTCCAGACAGCGCAGCATTTCCACCCCCACCGCTCCGGTGGCGCCGACGACTGCGACGTGCTTGAGGTTGCTCATGGTTGTTGTGTTCTTGGTTTGGGAAAAAGGGCAGTCAGGTTAGGCCCGGATTCGGGATTCGCAAGAGAGCGCTTCAAATCCCTCACGAATACTGGAATCACCCGATTTCATCCTTTCCTGTCCCGCCACCCACCCTCCACCCCTACTGCCAGGCCCTAAAACTCCCGTTTTTCCTGAGTCGGATTCCACCAATCCAGTATTGCCAGCATAGGTTAGCTGCATGTAGCCTGGACTTTCCTGCGTTTAATTCGTCCGTTTCAACCCCACCCCATGAGCAAGAAGAAAGCTGCCAAGCCCGCCCCCAAGAAAGCCGCTGCCAAGAAGTCTGCCGGTAAATCCCAGACCATCATGACGGAAAACCGCGTCTTTAAACCCAGCGCAGAATTTTCCAAAAAAGCCCGCGTCGGCAGCATGGCGGAATACCGCCGCATGTATGAGGAGTCCATCAAGCACCCGGACAAATTCTTCGGCCGCGAGGCCAAGGAACTCCAGTGGCAAAAGCCCTACACCAAGGTCATGGAGTGGAAATGCCCGAACGCCAAATGGTTCGTCGGCGGCAAACTCAACGTCAGCGAAAACTGCCTCGACCGCCACCTGGTGGGGCCTAACAAAACAAAAGCCGCCCTCATCTGGGAAGGCGAACCCGGCGAAAAACGCGTCCTCACCTACCAGCAGCTTCACCGCGAAGTCTGCCGCTTTGCCAATGTGCTCAAGCGCAACAAAGTGAAAAAGGGCGACCGCGTCATGATCTACCTGCCGATGATCCCGGAGGCCGCCATCGCCATGCTGGCGTGTACCCGCATCGGTGCCATACACAGCGTCGTCTTCGGCGGCTTCAGCGCAGAAAGCATCAAGGACCGCGTCCTCGATTGCGGAGCCAAAATCGTCATCACCTCCGATGGTGGCTACCGCCGTGGTGCCGTCGTCCCCCTCAAGAAAAATGTGGACGATGCCCTCAAAGGTGGCGACACCCCGGTGGAAACCGTCATCGTCTTCCGCCGCACCGGCCAGGACGTTCACATCGAGGAAGGCCGCGATGTCTGGTGGCACCGCGAACTGGAATACGTGGATGCTCACTGCCCCGCCGCCGTCCTCGATTCCGAGGCCCCTCTCTTCATCCTCTACACCAGC is drawn from Prosthecobacter algae and contains these coding sequences:
- a CDS encoding aspartate-semialdehyde dehydrogenase, with protein sequence MSNLKHVAVVGATGAVGVEMLRCLEQRNFPVGQLTLLASARSAGKTMKFKGEDVTIKELTPESFAGVDIALFSAGGGISRDFAPHAVKAGAVVVDNSSFFRQDPTVPLVVPEINAADAKNHQGIIANPNCTTAISLMALYPLHQAFGVKRIFASSYQAVSGTGAQAIEELANQSREWAAENRAWDAAKLDSKPHVYPHQIAFNAIPHVDSFLDSGYTKEEMKMENEGRKIMHHPDFRASVTCVRIPVFRAHSIAISAEFEKPVSVEAARDVLSKAPGLDVLDDPANKQYPLALDIAGRDNCAVGRLRVDCALDNGLAFWVVGDQLLKGAALNAVQIAECLV